In Deltaproteobacteria bacterium, one genomic interval encodes:
- a CDS encoding type II toxin-antitoxin system PemK/MazF family toxin yields the protein MRRGEIRWYTFASPDKRRPVLLLTRDAVIGTLNEIIAVPATRTIRGLSTEVLLSPSDGMPAGCALNFDHVGIAQRARLGAVLTTLAESRWPEVENALLIACGFEPRGDR from the coding sequence ATGCGCCGCGGAGAGATCCGCTGGTATACGTTTGCGTCACCCGACAAGCGCCGGCCCGTGCTTCTTCTCACCCGAGACGCGGTGATCGGTACGCTGAACGAAATCATCGCCGTGCCTGCAACACGAACGATCCGAGGTCTTTCGACCGAGGTTCTCCTGTCACCCAGCGATGGCATGCCGGCTGGTTGTGCCCTGAATTTCGACCACGTCGGCATCGCGCAGCGTGCTCGTCTCGGTGCAGTCCTGACAACATTGGCGGAGTCTCGATGGCCGGAAGTCGAGAACGCCCTGCTGATCGCCTGCGGCTTCGAACCACGCGGTGATCGCTGA
- a CDS encoding XRE family transcriptional regulator, whose amino-acid sequence MSYAAKRRVEMQDEPVRVLGRGVRAQRGVHLTLRALREAAGRTQMDVTEASRMDQGDISRLEARSNFDDCQVATLQRYLAAIGGRLELVAAFGDKKIIVSGVNAALSAGTSAKRSLQRTGRSASRR is encoded by the coding sequence GTGAGCTACGCGGCCAAGCGAAGGGTCGAGATGCAAGACGAACCCGTTCGGGTTCTGGGGCGGGGAGTGCGAGCACAGCGCGGAGTTCACCTGACCCTGCGGGCTCTTCGAGAGGCAGCCGGCAGGACGCAGATGGATGTGACCGAGGCGTCTCGCATGGACCAGGGCGATATCTCGCGACTGGAAGCTCGGTCGAATTTCGACGACTGCCAGGTGGCCACGCTACAGCGGTATCTGGCTGCAATCGGCGGGCGTCTAGAACTGGTCGCAGCGTTCGGAGACAAGAAGATCATTGTCTCAGGTGTGAATGCGGCGCTCTCCGCAGGGACGTCGGCTAAGCGGTCGTTGCAGCGGACGGGCCGCTCCGCGTCCCGCCGCTAA